Proteins encoded within one genomic window of Streptomyces profundus:
- a CDS encoding nucleotide disphospho-sugar-binding domain-containing protein, translated as MRVLFITRGSPASIFGLVPLATSARNAGHEVLMTSTESMMPVLATVGLPAVPVTSYTEEYFGSHDRDGTPLTFPARGAREQALFGGAWFARLAATEIARLREVSADWPPDIVVGGRLDYAAPLLAAHLGLPFVRQAVDMGEWSVVDEGAVEELRPELKDVGLSDLPEPDLSIEVYPPSLRPPGARPARLMRLRPGGTQGQLERWMYTRPTRPRICVTPGSRASAEQHFAYVRDLAKTVGSLDADLVVAVPHALAEVLRPELPGARVGWIPLDVIAPTCDLFVHHAGGMTSLTALDAGVPQLILPEEDATFVLGQRLQDTGAALNIARHEASPDVIRDACRELLTQPRFRERNRELSREIAALTPPPGMVGAMEELVT; from the coding sequence ATGCGCGTTCTGTTCATCACCCGAGGCAGTCCCGCCTCCATCTTCGGGCTCGTCCCGCTGGCCACGTCCGCCAGGAACGCCGGGCACGAGGTCCTGATGACCTCGACCGAGTCGATGATGCCCGTCCTGGCCACCGTCGGGCTGCCGGCGGTGCCCGTCACCTCGTACACGGAGGAGTACTTCGGCTCCCACGACCGCGACGGCACCCCGCTGACGTTCCCGGCGCGCGGGGCCCGCGAGCAGGCGCTGTTCGGGGGCGCCTGGTTCGCGCGGCTGGCGGCCACCGAGATCGCCCGGCTCCGCGAGGTGTCCGCCGACTGGCCGCCCGACATCGTCGTCGGCGGCCGGCTGGACTACGCGGCGCCGCTGCTGGCCGCGCACCTGGGTCTCCCGTTCGTGCGGCAGGCCGTGGACATGGGTGAGTGGAGCGTGGTCGACGAGGGCGCCGTCGAGGAGCTGCGGCCGGAGCTGAAGGACGTCGGCCTGTCCGACCTGCCCGAGCCGGACCTGTCGATCGAGGTGTACCCGCCCAGCCTCCGCCCCCCGGGGGCCCGGCCGGCCCGGCTGATGCGCCTGCGGCCCGGCGGCACCCAGGGCCAGTTGGAACGGTGGATGTACACCAGGCCGACCAGGCCGCGGATCTGTGTCACGCCCGGCAGCCGCGCCAGCGCCGAGCAGCACTTCGCCTATGTGCGCGACCTGGCGAAGACGGTCGGCAGCCTGGACGCCGACCTGGTGGTCGCCGTCCCGCACGCCCTGGCCGAGGTGCTGCGCCCTGAGCTGCCCGGCGCGCGGGTGGGCTGGATACCGCTGGACGTGATAGCGCCGACCTGCGACCTGTTCGTGCACCACGCCGGCGGGATGACGTCGCTCACGGCCCTCGACGCGGGCGTTCCACAGCTGATCCTCCCCGAGGAGGACGCCACCTTCGTGCTCGGGCAGCGCCTCCAGGACACCGGCGCGGCCCTCAACATCGCCCGCCACGAGGCGTCCCCCGACGTGATCCGCGACGCCTGCCGGGAGCTGCTGACGCAGCCGAGGTTCCGGGAACGCAACCGGGAACTGTCCCGGGAGATCGCGGCGCTGACTCCCCCGCCCGGAATGGTCGGGGCCATGGAAGAGCTCGTGACGTGA
- a CDS encoding 3-deoxy-7-phosphoheptulonate synthase has product MKTPHLDPHLDPHLDTHLDAAPHQPASAQQPGWPDPGAVRRVRAELAKSPGLVHPDDIRVLRTQLAAVAAGEARVVQAGDCAEDFAEASAAPIARKVGLLDLLAGALTLRTRLPTVRAGRIAGQYAKPRSSAMEHVDGVELPVFRGHMVNAPAPDPLGRRPDPRRMLAGYRASREALAHLGWPRQGASPRIGPPVWTSHEALLLDYETPLLRRDEAGTQWLTSTHWPWIGTRTRHPEGAHVALLTEIANPVAVKVGPDMTVDETLAVCRRLDPRREPGRLTLVSRMGAGRVLARLPALVRAVSSAGHPVIWLCDPMHGNTERASGGVKTRYVTTVVRELAEFQDAVASAGGTAGGVHLETTPDDVVECVWEAGQEPGGPAEYRTLCDPRLNPAQAMAVVDSWSP; this is encoded by the coding sequence GTGAAGACCCCCCACCTCGACCCTCACCTCGACCCCCACCTCGACACCCACCTCGACGCCGCGCCCCACCAGCCGGCCTCCGCCCAGCAGCCGGGCTGGCCCGACCCGGGCGCGGTCCGCCGGGTCAGGGCCGAACTCGCCAAGTCCCCCGGGCTCGTCCACCCCGACGACATCCGCGTCCTGCGCACCCAACTGGCGGCTGTCGCCGCCGGCGAGGCCCGCGTGGTGCAGGCGGGAGACTGCGCGGAGGACTTCGCCGAAGCCTCGGCCGCGCCCATCGCGCGCAAGGTGGGCCTGCTCGACCTGCTCGCCGGGGCGCTGACGCTGCGCACCCGCCTGCCCACCGTCCGGGCCGGCCGGATCGCCGGCCAGTACGCCAAGCCGCGGTCGAGCGCCATGGAGCACGTCGACGGCGTGGAACTCCCGGTGTTCCGTGGGCACATGGTGAACGCCCCGGCGCCCGACCCGCTCGGGCGCCGACCCGACCCGCGGCGGATGCTCGCCGGCTACCGCGCCTCGCGTGAGGCGCTGGCGCACCTCGGGTGGCCGCGGCAGGGCGCGTCACCCCGCATCGGTCCCCCGGTGTGGACCAGCCACGAGGCGCTGCTCCTCGACTACGAGACGCCGCTGCTGCGCCGCGACGAGGCCGGTACGCAGTGGCTGACCTCCACCCACTGGCCATGGATCGGCACCCGCACCCGCCATCCGGAGGGCGCGCACGTGGCCCTGCTGACCGAGATCGCCAACCCCGTGGCGGTGAAGGTCGGTCCCGACATGACGGTCGACGAGACGCTCGCCGTGTGCCGGCGGCTCGACCCGCGGCGCGAGCCGGGCCGGCTCACCCTCGTCTCCCGGATGGGCGCCGGCCGGGTGCTGGCGCGGCTGCCGGCGCTGGTGCGGGCGGTGAGTTCGGCGGGGCACCCCGTCATCTGGCTGTGCGACCCGATGCACGGCAACACGGAGCGGGCGTCCGGCGGGGTGAAGACCCGGTATGTGACGACGGTCGTCCGCGAGCTGGCCGAGTTCCAGGACGCGGTGGCCTCGGCGGGCGGCACCGCGGGCGGCGTGCACCTGGAGACCACTCCGGACGACGTCGTCGAGTGCGTGTGGGAGGCCGGCCAGGAACCCGGCG
- a CDS encoding methyltransferase domain-containing protein — MNHPRNPAHDLSEERYLLGKTLADQLGTTGAERSTFELLGKEWDLLPGAYAPRPGTGTEWYTTHVPYPRGGRFLEVGCGAGVTAVWAALNGCAHVTATDITESAVRNTALNAERHGVARRLRVLGGDVFEGLDAEDRFDVVFWNCSVIEAPEDFEFTRDVEWAIFDRGYAALGRYLATARGRLAPGGRALVTFNTLGDAGRLDQLAADAGVSLRRLAASPPRRLAGRDVTFKLLEILPRHP, encoded by the coding sequence GTGAACCACCCCCGAAACCCCGCCCACGACCTGTCCGAGGAGCGCTATCTGCTGGGGAAGACCCTGGCGGACCAGCTCGGCACGACCGGCGCCGAGCGCTCCACGTTCGAACTGCTCGGCAAGGAGTGGGACCTGCTGCCCGGCGCGTACGCGCCCCGGCCGGGCACCGGCACCGAGTGGTACACCACCCACGTCCCCTACCCGCGAGGCGGTCGCTTCCTCGAAGTCGGCTGCGGGGCCGGGGTGACCGCCGTGTGGGCCGCGCTGAACGGCTGCGCCCACGTCACCGCCACGGACATCACCGAGTCGGCCGTGCGGAACACCGCGCTCAACGCCGAGCGGCACGGGGTGGCGCGGCGGCTTCGCGTGCTGGGCGGCGACGTGTTCGAGGGGCTGGACGCGGAGGACCGCTTCGACGTCGTCTTCTGGAACTGCAGCGTCATCGAGGCGCCCGAGGACTTCGAGTTCACCCGCGACGTGGAGTGGGCGATCTTCGACCGCGGCTACGCGGCGTTGGGCCGCTATCTCGCGACCGCGCGCGGCCGGCTGGCCCCCGGCGGCCGTGCCCTGGTGACGTTCAACACGCTCGGCGACGCGGGGCGGCTCGACCAACTGGCCGCCGACGCCGGGGTGTCGCTGCGGCGGTTGGCGGCCAGCCCGCCACGGCGGCTCGCGGGCCGTGACGTCACGTTCAAGCTCCTGGAGATCCTTCCCCGGCACCCCTGA